The Lolium perenne isolate Kyuss_39 chromosome 6, Kyuss_2.0, whole genome shotgun sequence genome segment ggcagttcatagtaagatacatgcaaataagatcatctaatagctatatcaatcatggagaggcaccaacaattaataataagcatcatgaatcatgtatataagcaggattgcaatgttcataaaagagtatgatagagtggtatatcgcttgcctgtatttgatcggcaaaacataaatgcccgggcacctctggagttcatagaaagactagaagtagtgattgtcaaagataaaagcatcaaagttataccacaatcaatcatattttgagacaagcatattatactaagaatgacagttgtgctctcaagatagtgctcaaagaaataatggagacacaacataaaagtaaaagattgacccttcgcagagggaagcagggattaacatgcgctagagcttttcatttgtaaagcaggagtaaaattattttgagaggtgtttgttgttgtcaacgaatggtaatgggtacactaactacctcgccaaccggactttcaagagcggctcccatgaaggatgttatctctaccagcaaggtagatcatccctcttctcttttgtttacacacgtattttagtttcattatgggcgacactccccccaacctttgcttacacaagccatggctaaccgaatcctcgggtgccttccatcaatcacataccatggaggagtgtctatttgcaaaattaagttgcttactgatgagtcagagcaaaacatgtgaagagaattattagtggaagttgattaatcggggctgggaaccccattgccagctctttttgcaagattattggataagcggatgtgccactagtccatatgaaagtccgtccgaaataaatgacaaggttgaaagttaaacaccacatacttcctcatgagctatgaaacattaacacaaattgagaagcattttgaaggttttaaaggtagcacatgagaatttacttggaatggtttgaaatgccatgcataggtatttatggtggacactctggaataacttggttttcatgtgtttggaggcacgagcagcgttcccgctcagtacaagtgaaggctagcaaaagactagggagcgacaaatcaagagagcaataactgtcataatcatgcttgcggcaaaataaattaactgaggcataaaaatgatacaagaactctgaagcaatgtaaatcatcgaggcttaattgacttttgttcagtcatatgcatgcgtgagcatgtgccaagttaattcaaacgaattattcagaggaggataccacaatatcatacctatctatgaataaaacaatgcaagcaaacatccatgacatgctactcatattaataaattggagctaacatgagagatcatgaactactagactttcttaaataacatatacctcacatgaaccaactaagcatgctcacatggatgagtatatgtacaaaaatgaaaacaaatagagttcataccagcctctcaccacaatcagattgtcgtagatcgtcattattgccttttcacttgtgtagcttggataatatgaaatgaaaaccacgctccagccaccgaagaccattgaactcataaagaactttacaaaaccaaagaagaacagcaaatgtttttggtgttttcgaatttgagaacaagaacaaaaggaaacaagcaaacaaagcaaaatctttttgggttttcttatagcaaactagcaatagcaaataaagcgaaacaaatgcaagaaactaaagtaaacaaatggtgaagagaaacaacagaaatatttttggtctttttgtgttttaggaaataaACAAAGcgagaacaagaaaatgaaaactaaaagaaacacagaaaagcaagatggcagaaatctgccaaatcctgacagcagtacagaaatcgatttttacaaaaatcttccgttgctcagctcgaaaaatgttcaactaatgaaagttagataacaacctggggaacctgcacaaaaattggcagctcaaaataacgctctggctgtgcgcacgaatttttctagtaacagtccagaatctgttttcaggcagcacttccccaaatatcatctccctctcattagaaaaccactcaaagagactaaacaagtatgtacaagtatccagcaaccataatatgcaaagaatgagtgatgccgatatacctccccccaagcttaggctttttgcctaagtggagttcaatcccatcgagcccatgaggtagtatctccgtagtacgacgaagatggatcatattccgggtatgtgctagaagaagcacccggatacgtgacggtgtagtcgtaggagggctcggcgtcctcggagtcatgctgctggtggaagtcttgtatcttcatatgttcctccacctcctccttggtgcgcgaccatggttccctgtcaatactgaacaaacccggctggggaagagggatttccttctcatccccgtcagcaaacaacattctatagaccatgttATCTACagtggaatcagtggtaacaaaatgatggcttttcatagcagcaatatcaagcctcctaggggttaatggcacatcattaggatcaagaggaagtcttaaatgtgttaaaatgcgcagtgcaatagttcctccaaaaataggccccctgttagacaggcggcgagcaataagagaaccaagatgataagatgcccgtccagtaagtgcaatattcaagaaagcaagatggtaactagaaatattgctagtgttctccctaccaagaatgctagtagcaatgtaatatgcaaaatatttaatggcggggagttgaatgttccttatcttgccccgctgaatggtgcgacaatcatcattggtgatccctcgatagagctccaacaagtcccgggggttgtcatcaatcctccttgctgtacctacaggggcaatatccaatgcacgacaaaattctaccaattccatagtaacaggattaccatagatcttgaatgcaactgtcggatcATATTGCGTGttttggaacttgaagctctcgacgagaattttggtgagcatgtagtattgctccctttcatctcctacgtaggtggctaagcccgccttgttgacaagggtgaagaaatcatccagtatccctgcatttgtcagaaaatcataacatgggaaggatgaagcattaggagccccattgtcctcttcgggcgcgaagctaggcgcgatgatatcctcattgtacgatcgcctaatttgggtggcggtcctagaaggcctcccggtgctggttgttcctctcttgaacaattccccaaagttgaacttcttcatctcttttctgaaattttcaacaaacaatataaaacttgatttggtgacatataatcgagggaaactaccataggaacttgctagagtactaatcatgcaccaaaactagtttctaccacttagaacaagcatgcaagctcactaaacatgttacctacagcagcaaaatatgcaagatatactccaccaaacaaaattctacttggagggttggaggagtcacataccgaagagcaaatgtgccaaatttcagacagaaatctgggctgagcaaagagatcgaaaaatcctgagctcttgagcaaaaacgcgagtgagagaaaacaggttcgagtttttttgggagagagaagatgctgggagaaagagatgaaataatggggcaaggaggggcccacaccatagggtggcgcgcccacctccttggccgcgccggctggtggtgtggcaccctgtggtgccccacaggtcatcctctggtgctcccaggtgcctcttcgaaaaataggaccaacggtataatttttgtgaatttttgaaaactttgaaaaatgcacatttctgggtattaaatttattattactggccaggaaaatttttgaaatctctaaataactaaggaactttgcaaaataaaagtgctacagcaactagaacaagtggaggaagaaagaaatgttgtttacctcctctatgcatataaaaagtatttgttaacaaggttgatcaagtcttgccaccaaataaattttacatagcatatgaagaaataaacctcaaatcaatcatgttaccttgaattgtattgatatggatccaatcataagagtttgatattcttctttaggctcaaatataggacaatcgatagttcccactttgatagttctcacattagaaatagtattaactccacatgctttttcaattctcttggggaaatagacggtgtgttccttgtcatcaacattaaaagtgacttttcctttattgcaatcaataacagcacctgcagtattaagaaagggtctcccaagaataatggacatattatcatcttcaggcatttccaacacaacaaaatcagttaatatcaagcagttattagtaacttgaacaggaacatcctcacatataccaacaggagcagtagatttatcagccatttgcaaagatatatcagtaggtatcaacttatcaaagtaaagtctcttataaagagaaaaaggcataacagtaacaccggctcccaagtcacatagagcagttttaacataattattcttaatagaacaaggaatagtaggtatacctgggtcgcccaacttctttggaactttgccattgaaagagtaattagcaagcatagtagaaatttcctcattggggattttccttttgttagtaacaatatctttcatatatctttactattaaatgggagttggtcgtttgacactcaacgcactttggtggtcgtcattgaaAGCATCCTATCCGTCCAATCTAATCCTACGGTCTCCGGTCTCCGTTTGACACCCAGCCCCGCAACAATCATGGAAACAATTGATCACGCTACGAATTAATAAGGAAACAATCTGGCAACCATCTTTAGCGCTCATGCCATCAATCAATCACGATACAAATAATTAGGAAACAAAATCAGGGGCATTTCCTTACTTGGTTTGCTTAGGAATTTATTACCTAAAATTAGAAACGTTGTATctttctttactattatattgcagTTGGGGATGGTGTgcactttgacatcaaacattggaGCAATCCTAACCGTTGGTCACCCTCAAAACACCCCCTCAAATATTGGACCAACAAGCaccgttcgatggatatttcactACATCAGTTTCCTGCTCGGTTCCTTTCCTTGTTGGTCAAATACAATCATTTCTTTCCTATATTGCACGGACACACTATCAAATTAGCGGTTCCTTTCCTTGTTATGTTCATTCATTTCTCCCCACGATTCCATCTTAGAGTCTGCGCCATTCTTGGGCTGCCTCGATATGTGTCTTTGCCATCCGTCATCAGTCCATCACTCCCATCTCGCGCGGCGCTACCCCTGAAACCACCCAACCTTCTCGCCATTGTCTTCACGTGCAACAACAAAGTCTCCATCTTGCTCCACTTCTAAATCCTGGTGGCAATGGCCGCCGGTTCCCCTCTCCTTCCCTGCCTCCCAGGCGCTTGTTCACAGGAGGTGGAAAGAACGACATCGTCATTGGCCGAGGGAAGAAGGAAGCCGGATGCCCGGATGCTGCTGGTATTCCGCTCCGCGCCATGATCCTCGTCCGTACCTTTTCAACAACTACACCAATCTGGTCGGTCTCCTTTTTCTCTTGGATTGCAGTCTTTTCTGGCTTAATCCCAATCgaaattttatttgcatgtaattGATCAGGATGATACACAAGTTCTGAAAGCAGTACGCATCCCTTACACCATCACCTTTTTTGTAGATAAAATTCCAACGCCAATTGGGGTCAGACTTTCAGTAGCATATGTCTTCTGAAGACTCGAATTGGAGGTATGGCACCTAGAAAACACCTTattttttgttacaattctttTGTTGAAAAAATTGTTCTTTATATAGTCACCCAATTTTTACTGCCAATGTTAACCTTTTTTACAGGATTAAGAGAGAAGGTAACCAGCATGTCTGTTCAGTAATCTTGACGTTTGGTTACTAATGTGAATTGACCATCGTCGATACATCAATAGTTTTTTATTTTTCAAcaacaaaatgttgttttatagGTTAGATTGTGTTACATtatttccccccccccccctgattTCTCGTATATATCATTACGATACTTGTTTAAATTACTCGATATTCTATCATGTAGTAATAGAAGTGACATATTTTTCTATCTTTTTTTCCAAGCGATCCAACATGGGATCGATTTTAATTACCATCGCGATAACGAAAACAAGGGTTTAAATAGCAGGAATAAAAGTAAAGGGAGGGGGGGATCGCCGCCTACTGCTAGCGTTCGGAGGGTTTATAGCATATTACATATTACATAACAGGATCATCTCAAAACAGAAACAAGCACATCATATTCATGCCTAATGATTTGGTATCTGAAGTCCAGGACATGGTTAGGTGTGGATCCTTTGGTACACGCAAGATTGATGTGCAATTAATTGGTTCATCACCGTTGGCACCGTTCCGTTTTCCTGTACTGTTAGTTATTATTAATATATTTTGCTGCTTGGAAAGGCAACTTATTTGAAACTAACAATTTCTATGATTGAAGGCCGATATCTGGGCAGAGAAGTATCAGAAGGACATCAAAGATTTCCAGCAAACTGTGCCCACGTGTGCTGGATTTTCTATAAAGTTGTGTTCCGGACCAAAAGATAGCACTAAGCTAGGTTGGAATACTTCAAGTAGTCACTTATGGAGTTGCGGAACCAAATTGATCTATTCAAGTGTCATACTATTTGAATTTCAGCTTCAGAAAATATATATGGCGGTCGCCTGCTCATCAGCTCACTAAGCAACCAAAGATCATTGGTCAGCTGCGCATCACCTCACTAAGCAACTGTGGATCAATGTTCGGCTGATCGTGGCCACCACCAATTCGGTGTAGCACGCACGCATGCTGCAGCACGACTTGCCTCTCCGGTggccagctgctcgtcatcgtcaCCCAAGCCTCTGCAGCGCGACTTGCCAATCTGGCGGACAACTATTCATCGCTCGTCACCCTCACTAAGCAACTGCATGCGAGAACACCATGTTGCTCGTCACCATGTTCTCCGACGTTCACCTATGTAGAGGTACACAATGAACAATCTTCAGAACTAATTCAAGGTTCTGGTTGAACTCTGCATTTGATGTGCATAGATTAACTTACGCCACCAAAATCATATGGATTATTCATTTAAGGATATGGGTGCAGTTTTAACAGCTATATTGCCGGTGTGTTTCCTCAAGCATGGCATGAATTAATTCATAATAGAGATATACTATGCGATGGAATAACCAAATTACTTGTTTACCTTAAcgaaaaggaaaataaataaaaattattCAATTCACTTCGATATTTGAACAACAACAAAAAAGACATAAAAGGGATATACAATGCTTCAAGTCTCAGCATTAGACATGAAATAAAATCCCAGCTGGGAGTATCACATTGAATAGAAAATGCACGCGAAATATGACAAGTATTGTTCAGGGTAAGTTGCATCCTTTTTAGTGAAGATCAGAAATGTGAATGCAGTAGCCAGCTGCATAATGATTTGATAAGAAAAATGCACACGGATTTAGATAGTGAATTGTAACTATTAGTTCCAGTTTTGGCAAACATTCAACCAGGTAATCTATAGAGCATCTATGCAAATAAATAACATGTGGAGCATCTAACCGTTTTTTATCTTCCTCCTATTATTCCTACTAGATGAGAAAGAATGCCACCCCATTTAAAGATCTAATCAACAAAGGTGCAAATGAAAGAAAGGGAGAAAAACAAGGCCGTGGCATGAATTGGTATGGGCGATTGTTTGCTGACAAGAAAGAAGAACGCCAAAAAAAAGGTTGCGGATAGCCCGCGAACAACAATATATTACAGCACTAAGCCTTGGTATATTTGTATCAAGTTAGTTATGAAACAATCCTAAACTCATGGCATTTCATAATTTACGTCTAAGTGTATCATTTGCACTACAAATTTTAATATTGAAACATGTTTCTTACTCAAACTTTTATTATTATCACTGGACATGTTCATTACAAATTATCAGGAAAGCAGAACCCTTTCAAAGATCGGACACGGAAATCTAATGATGAAAATGGAGAACAGCAACAATATTAGAATATGCTCTCAGTAACTCTTTGTAACCATTAATTGATAATGACAAACAATGTTATATTACACTGTCTTTGGTTTGATTTTGATGAAGTTTTGGCTACTGCCATGGATGCCAAATTCTACATGTTTCCTAAGATGACACAGCCTTCCGCACAAGAAAGTGTCACCATCTCTGCATCTTTCACTATTGAGCTGTAACTTTATATTATTTACTAACCCAAAGGATGTAACTCTATTATCTCAATCACAGAAAGCTTCGAAGGAAATATAGGAGTATCTAAGTGTTTTTTTTTATCTGAGTATCTAAGTGTTGCTTAAAGAAGGATTCATATTGTATGCTCATTGTATGCCTTGTATGCCTAGCTAAATTTCATTCCGTGTGGTGCACACATATGCTAGGAGTTGCTAAGAATTAATGAGAACTTTCTGTTTTGAGGTTTCCAAAAAATATTTTATGATAAGAGAGGTTTAGTCCTGATGATAAAAGGAGAGAAAAACAGCGTGGCCACGGTTAGAAAATAGgggccgtggcaacgcacgggcattcaacttgtACTTAATAAGAGATGAGTATTTGGTCCATTATTTTAACTGTATATGATACTCAATTAAATATTTTATCAACATATACTTCGAGGAAAGTTTAATCTCGATGTATTTACAATGCTATTTTATGTACATTTGAATTTTCAACACTATTTATATTCGTAGAGATAAAAACTTGAAagaccgtggcaacgcacgggcattcaactagttttgaataaggaggcaatttaatagcatcagtcaaagggatttgcaagaataaaggcttcatccaatcacaaaatttattatagtgttcttcttcctttgattttagtttcttagcaggaaaaggcatttgcttttggacccaaggttctctttcattaccatgtttctcagcaataaaatcttctttagtgtactttttatttttagcatgcttttcaggttcttcttgaacctcttctttatcaggagtatcattcttatcattatctttatcatgttcattaccactttcagtttcagcatcagaaatagaaatactattaggatcattaacaggttcagaggattctacaacattcttatgtttctttttctttttcttagatggagcactagttttagtttgttgagaatcttgttcaactcttttgtgatgtccctcaggatatagaggatcctgggtagagacaccacctctagttgttacttcataagcatgtttttctttagcattatttcctaacaagtcattttgcactttagtgagttgatcaatttgagtttgaaccatatgaaaatgtttaacaagcatcttaacatcattggaggttctctccacaatatcatgcaattcactaatagctcgagaattttccattaaatgattctctactctcatattaaaattttcttgcttaacaatataattatcaaactcatctaagcattgcgcaggaggttttgaatacggaatatcttctctagtaaagcgttgaagggagtttacctcaatcatggatgaagggggaattatctcacatatatcttctatgggaggtagattcttcacatcttcagatttaatacctttctccttaagagacttcttagcttccctcatatcttcatcattcaatttaattaaacccctcttcttcaatattggcgttggggttggttcaggtgtagaccaatcatcatgattccggcctattttagccaataattcttcagcgtcgtctggagttcttttcctgaaaacacaaccagcacaactatccaggtatgctctagactcaatggttagtccactataaaatatatcaagtaaatcatgcttttccaaatcatggtcaggcagagctctaataagagagcaaaatctcgcccaagcctcaggcaatttctctccatcttcctggtcaaaattataaattctctgcaaagcaatatgttgagcactagcaggaaagtatttccggaagaaaacatcaagcaattcttttggacttttaatagaattaggtggcaaactattataccaagttttagcgtcattctttaatgagaatggaaagattttagcaacaaaataagtacgcatcttaacatcatcagaaaacaagctactcagagtagataactcaatcatgtgttcaacagcactttctttttcagtaccacaaaagggtgttttctcaacaatagctatatgagatagatcaagagaaaaatcataatctttatccttaatgtttataggagatgtggcaaatttaggatcaggagacagtttatatctaacagtgtgttctgcaagcaactttttaatttttcttgcatcagtagtagcattgcatttttcaataaaatcatcatcaagttccacataatcttcatcaagatcatcactagagtaatcaagttcaggtgaattaacaggtgtagtagcattaggagtttcagtatttttaatttgtctagacctagcaatcgtagcatctagaaaggatcccaatgaaccactatcatcaagcacagcagaagcatcatcaatattataagaattttcagattcagcagaagtaccagcatttgaagcttgtggtggtgaaacaagtttacttatcacagatggtgaatcaagagcagcagaggtactcagagttgtaccttttcttgtagtggatggtaatatggcgaccttagtatcgcgaggtttacccatgatggagaatttgcagtgaacaatatcaatccaagtgaacttccaaataaagctatgctccccggcaatggcgccagaaaatagtcttgatgacccacaagtataggggatcgcaacagtcttcgcgggaagtaaaacccaatttattgattcgacacaaggggagacaaagaatacttgaaaggcttaacagcggagttgtcaattcagctgcacctggaaacagacttgctcgcaagagtttatcagtagtaacagttttatagcagtagcagtagcgaaataacagcagcagagtaacaaagacagcagtagtgattatagtaaacagcgggattaaaatactgtaggcacaaggacggattaacgggcgttgcatggatgagagaaactcatgtaacagtcaaagcaggggcatttgcagataataataaaacggtatccaagtaataatcaatcaataggcatgtgttccatatatagtcgtacgtgctcgcaatgagaaacttgcacaacatcttttgtcctaccagccggtggcagccgggcctcaagggaaactactggatattaaggtactccttttaatagagtaccggagcaaagcattaacactccgtgaacacatgtgatcctcacatcactaccatcccctccggttgtcccaatttctgtcacttcggggccattggttccggacagcgacatgtgtatacaacttacaggtaagatcataaacaacgaatatcttcatgaatcaataacatgttcagatctgagatcatggcactcgggccctactgacaagcattaagcataacaagttgcaacaatatcataaaagtaacatctacggatactaggcactatgccctaacaatcttatgactattacatgaccaatctcatccaatccataccatccccttcagcctacagcgggggaattactcacacatggatgggggaaacatggctggtcgatggagaggcgtcggtggtgatgatggcgatgatctcctccaattgcccgtcccggcggagtgccagaacggagacttctggctcccgagatggagtttcgcgatgtggcggcgttctggagggtttctggcgacttcgacctctctccgtgcgtttttaggtcgaaggcaatatgtagtccgaaagagggcgtcggaggccggccgagggggccacaccatagggccgcgcgggcccccctaggccgcgccgccttatggtgtggggccctcgggcctccacttgatttgtccttctggctccgtcagtattctgggaaaatagggccttctgcataaattccgaggtttttcccgaaagttggatttctgcacaaaaacgagacaccagaacagttctgctgaaaacagcgttagtccgcgttagttgcatccaaagtacacaaattagaggcaaaacaacagcaaaagtgttcgggaaagtagatacgttttggacgtatcacgcctCGACGTGCCGGTGATGTTCCGGTACACCACGTTGCTGACCTGCACGTTCGTGCTCCGGTTCGCGCACGGCGTCTTCTGGTCGCAGTAGAACTGGTCGATGATGATGGGGTGGTCGACGTCGTCGATGAGCACGTTGGAGAACCGGACGTTCCGGACGTACCCGGCGCCGCCCTGCCACGTCTTGATCCGGACGCCGTTCTGGGCGCGGGCGATGCGGGCGTTGTCGAGGGAGACGCCCTCGACGGCGGCGTAGGAGCCGCCCTGGCCGAGGCTGCCGATGCTGATGTCATGGCCCGGGTCGCACACGATGCCCCGCATCTTGACGGCGAAGCTGGCGTTGGAGATGGAGATGCAGTCATCGCCGGTGCCGATGCGGCAGCTCGTGATGGTCACGGCAGTGGACTCCGCGACGTGGATGCCGTCCGTGTTCGGGCTGTCCCCCGGCGCCGTGATGGCCAGCTTGTCCAGCCGCACGGCGCTCGACCGCGACACCGTCATGTGCATCTGCTGCACGTTCTGGATGTGGAGGCCGCGGACACGCACGCCGGAGCACGAGTCGATGGATCCATCCATGAAACCATGGACCCTTTTGCAGAGGATTAGGGGGCCTTTTTGGATTGTCTTTACATTAACGTTGGTAGCTTACGTCATGCTTAATCATTCTTTCACTTTCGAAGCAAAGACAGAAAAAAAAAGCCCAGAAAGGGTGGACTCTACCCGGTATTCATCCATGCATCCCTCGTTGATTCACAATTTGTTTTAAATTCATAGTTCGGTGATCCTTTTTCCGCCGTAGGCTCCTTCTTTTATATGAAAAAAATCTCCTTGCTTGCCTCATATAGTGATATAGACATAGTGGAGTTTTATGTGGTTTTTGGTATGGTGTAGTGTAGGATTAAGACAACATGCTAGTGTCATCCTAGGTTATCTAGAATCTTGTTAACCAAAGAGGCTCACATTAATCAAGAGTGACACACGGTGATGCTCCTG includes the following:
- the LOC127310666 gene encoding polygalacturonase-like, producing the protein MDGSIDSCSGVRVRGLHIQNVQQMHMTVSRSSAVRLDKLAITAPGDSPNTDGIHVAESTAVTITSCRIGTGDDCISISNASFAVKMRGIVCDPGHDISIGSLGQGGSYAAVEGVSLDNARIARAQNGVRIKTWQGGAGYVRNVRFSNVLIDDVDHPIIIDQFYCDQKTPCANRSTNVQVSNVVYRNITGTSRRDTSKTYLLSRTLLLLFCL